The following are from one region of the Brienomyrus brachyistius isolate T26 chromosome 4, BBRACH_0.4, whole genome shotgun sequence genome:
- the LOC125739992 gene encoding proteasome maturation protein, translating into MNTRGLRSQLKDTVAVTGLCPQAGAYGVQDTLRKGFTSVKNELLPSHPLELSEKNFQLNQDKMNFATLRNIQGLHAPLKLQMEYRAARQIQRLPFLQSSNIALDTLRGSDEYIGFEDILNDPAQSEVMGEPHIMVEYKLGVL; encoded by the exons ATG AATACCCGTGGCCTGAGATCCCAGCTGAAGGACACCGTCGCTGTGACGGGTCTCTGCCCGCAGGCTGGAGCGTATGGAGTGCAGGACACGCTTCGCAAGGG CTTCACCAGCGTGAAGAATGAGCTGCTGCCGAGTCACCCGCTGGAGCTGTCTGAGAAAAAC TTCCAGCTTAACCAGGACAAGATGAACTTTGCCACGCTGAGGAACATCCAGGGGCTGCATGCGCCGCTCAAGCTGCAGATGGAGTACCGGGCTGCACGGCAG aTTCAGAGGCTGCCCTTCCTGCAAAGCTCCAACATCGCCTTGGATACACTCAGGGGCAGCGATGAATACATCGGCTTTGAGGACATACTCAATG ATCCAGCACAGAGTGAGGTGATGGGGGAGCCCCACATCATGGTGGAGTACAAGCTGGGAGTGCTTTGA
- the zmp:0000000991 gene encoding uncharacterized protein zmp:0000000991 encodes MKGVSGQWFQEIQQSKRRNRTNSGHHTQSLLAPRETPLRSGKLLRKPGDRRENHDKAVSPSRASFRSRVTSLLAFRFLQKGSASRRSRDGSFSFAGASGPSSRAGDQDHSGSHLSEQGPHPDFTNDCPTVQQQEDSEGAPNHRPSEHHVDPRKPETRPGQKKACYPSVPEEPRKPIFRDQIDLCVAHKRGSYHNSLTDSLGEPPVTDSLRESTGTDLLKVSIITDSLGESTITDALGESTSIKFHGESTLTDSLGESAGSDLLRESTGTDLLKDSAVFLLNQPSSGIAFHTEQTSDCQRNSDLPKSNLVPLPIVASSSGLKRSNSLPTLQLQSDETPHSELPAHLNPLATMLPPSVVTVVAPHWTGKFRRPKQGAETTQAVKEANGRSQEVRRSSYVFKEQQTLRHRNSVSQSFLGRNTVQDKDIFHGPDTPQRQPATESARGLVGWLPERTTSRIPLSASVSLDNSKKISTGSSSSLVHPGTGHCSSLDVHHHRRISEVCCQQPPVTRFKGSSSPSSILLSLRGGGSALGSPGTLSSSIYATTPRSHPSSTTNAAKSAREGQLQYTRGDGSDRLYFIKSQTLPRRSTLPWRNHNQKDAAGLDHYDHASLGYPLSHHTLPGPADVQNPPDQSPDSLSATINLRNNQKSSNAHNTFTFPRNSPSWTPDTRKVLPSYTVSNPTHPSSFSTHDMPTSQNNSSNVPNQSDKLRTPSQMFNSRNMKSVVSFSQSKDISPKEGAVPTHTLEELNSATPLSPMAVISPRTPERSCHFGESPMTLCPTGETNPTTLGKSSNSFDSSEIHRILVVRIPASPNVDHSTPPRSMAVTSPATPIKSSQFVDNSVTHRIRAVISPVYSTGAFQGMDHPVTLNPPDATSPTRSARSSSTTDNSDIHRSIVMNSPSSLTTFSYSVDNSKTHSPKAVTSPISPRSSSHSVDNSIFHSPGVVSRSSSPAVSHQDVNSSVSHNPLFLTTSVLPTELPQNIDDKKVENVTTSTSASSRSFNFLDSTNVRTHSPVSLADLTRLPQSSITPVVINGPSLSIRSSLNNASIQNPTSQNNSNLPKESPNSINNTKILSSTGVITLNKSSDVESSKTDRSTASSSPLLLEIPPIKLRNSRIPSLEGLSSSTANVLSRNSEGASLTHSGDTACSPSPLSCPVLQTRSICNVGALKTYSSERQYSPPRVVSPTQKSPDPELRKSPLSPTENNRLASWRQHSFHSRHPAWSSAKDTHSEAAHRLSSDTASLDATVSRSSQPLSPLPDSKRMFSSESVVDIPTYSEGFFDLSGNVKLSSPGLHKQALNLNVSEVSDNIFSPETKTAEKLRHADCGGSGYLDFKEQGKNPVLRKKPTGIVVSIDEVWYQSANLRAKDEKAPEKPLRDHRFVSIQEQNSHKSLLTLTSKKDHTSPISPVVATEFYFSECETIEVKENQGRNNSDVMSNGTKMSFSSKQFEDELQTLRKKSRVEMPLIQSRTSSSVSSTGKEDVSRVLKPSNHKNIIEREVTGFHPDYSQASWLTEENNQPKNASETDRISSSSNCLFDKSRSSSYHRSPCSPLNSHSVSVERYTLVPGPRRSSLSPRSSQISIDFDSDDADNENVFYRGSLERKSKRKKTISFSEVNDYQVCVGGQVGAADRTGNVSLSRSLKDISQESQSHPFSDFSLKAGRSFSVSNVHASRPSGSARMATVPRMTSIDSLRGTDILDIGPKQRSRAHSCSIDQATYGDESGKQVTPGRNRSPPSLHTPSSVQADELSPSPPPSPLFSPPRMSRAPSSSPRSSLTSPDNLSPRGCLPSRGYKSSLSDLGESDSDTTTDDEYYLSGDKGEKETEL; translated from the exons ATGAAGGGGGTGTCGGGCCAGTGGTTCCAGGAGATCCAGCAGTCCAAGCGGAGGAACAGAACCAACAGCGGGCACCACACCCAGTCACTTCTCGCACCCAGAG AGACACCCCTGAGGTCAGGGAAGCTCCTCAGAAAGCCTGGGGACAGGAGAGAGAACCACGACAAGGCCGTCTCCCCCAGCAGGGCCTCATTCCGTTCTCGGGTCACCTCGCTCTTGGCCTTCCGGTTCCTCCAGAAGGGATCGGCCTCCCGCAGGAGCCGAGacggcagcttcag CTTCGCTGGAGCCAGTGGACCCAGTTCAAGGGCTGGAGATCAGGATCATTCTGGTTCCCACCTTTCAGAGCAG GGACCACATCCGGATTTCACAAACGACTGCCCCACTGTTCAGCAACAAGAAGACTCTGAAG GGGCCCCAAACCACAGACCTTCAGAACATCATGTAGACCCCAGGAAACCAGAGACTAGACCAGGCCAAAAGAAAGCTTGTTATCCTTCAGTCCCAGAAGAACCCAGAAAACCAATTTTCAGAGACCAGATAGACCTGTGTGTAGCACACAAACGTGGGAGCTACCACAACAGCCTCACTGACTCGCTTGGAGAGCCTCCTGTCACTGATTCTCTCAGAGAATCCACCGGCACTGACCTTCTCAAAGTCTCTATAATTACTGACTCACTTGGAGAATCCACCATCACTGACGCACTTGGAGAATCCACCAGCATTAAATTTCACGGAGAATCCACCTTAACTGACTCGCTCGGAGAGTCTGCCGGCAGTGACTTGCTTCGAGAATCCACCGGCACTGACTTGTTAAAAGATTCCGCTGTCTTCTTGCTAAATCAGCCTTCCAGTGGGATTGCCTTTCACACTGAACAAACTTCCGATTGTCAGAGAAACTCAGACCTTCCCAAGTCTAACCTTGTTCCCTTGCCAATTGTTGCCTCTTCTTCTGGTCTGAAGCGTTCCAACTCCTTACCCACCCTCCAGCTCCAAAGTGATGAAACGCCCCATTCAGAGTTGCCAGCTCACCTCAATCCACTAGCAACCATGTTGCCTCCTTCAGTGGTCACAGTTGTTGCTCCGCATTGGACAGGAAAATTTAGGAGACCCAAGCAGGGAGCTGAAACCACACAGGCTGTAAAGGAAGCCAATGGGAGGAGCCAGGAAGTCAGGCGCAGCTCTTACGTTTTCAAGGAGCAGCAGACTCTCAGACACAGAAATTCAGTTTCTCAGTCATTTCTGGGCAGAAACACTGTGCAGGACAAGGACATATTTCATGGACCTGACACTCCACAGAGACAACCAGCCACTGAGAGTGCACGAGGTTTGGTTGGCTGGCTTCCTGAGAGGACTACATCAAGGATACCTTTGTCTGCGTCTGTCTCACTGGACAACAGCAAAAAGATCTCCACTGGTTCCAGCTCCTCACTTGTACATCCAGGCACTGGCCACTGCAGCTCGCTGGATGTCCACCATCACAGAAGAATATCTGAGGTCTGTTGCCAGCAACCTCCTGTGACTCGTTTCAAAGGGTCTTCATCCCCGAGCAGCATTTTGCTATCTCTGCGGGGAGGTGGTTCTGCCTTAGGCAGTCCCGGAACACTCTCCTCCTCTATATATGCCACTACTCCTCGCTCTCACCCTAGCAGCACCACGAATGCTGCCAAGTCTGCTAGGGAGGGGCAGTTGCAGTACACTCGAGGGGATGGATCAGATCGACTATACTTTATCAAAAGCCAAACTCTCCCACGCAGATCGACACTGCCCTGGCGGAACCATAACCAGAAAGATGCTGCGGGACTGGATCATTATGACCATGCTTCCTTGGGGTACCCCCTTTCTCATCATACACTCCCTGGGCCTGCTGACGTACAGAATCCCCCTGACCAGAGCCCGGATAGTCTCAGTGCTACAATAAACCTTAGAAATAACCAAAAATCAAGCAATGCCCATAACACTTTTACCTTTCCCAGAAACAGTCCATCATGGACACCTGATACTAGGAAAGTCCTTCCTAGCTACACCGTGTCTAACCCCACTCACCCTAGCTCCTTCAGTACTCATGACATGCCTACATCCCAAAACAATTCAAGCAATGTGCCCAACCAGTCTGATAAGCTACGAACCCCTTCCCAGATGTTCAATTCGAGGAACATGAAAAGTGTGGTATCTTTCTCCCAAAGCAAAGACATTTCACCGAAAGAAGGGGCTGTTCCTACCCACACATTGGAGGAGCTTAACTCTGCAACTCCTCTCAGTCCTATGGCTGTGATTAGTCCCAGAACACCAGAGAGAAGCTGCCACTTTGGGGAGAGTCCAATGACTCTTTGTCCAACTGGTGAGACTAACCCCACAACACTAGGAAAATCATCCAACAGTTTTGACAGTTCAGAAATTCACAGAATACTGGTTGTGAGAATTCCTGCATCCCCAAATGTGGATCATTCAACTCCTCCCAGGTCTATGGCTGTGACTAGTCCTGCAACACCAATAAAATCTTCCCAATTTGTGGACAATTCAGTAACTCACAGGATAAGGGCTGTTATAAGTCCTGTATATTCAACTGGAGCATTCCAAGGCATGGACCATCCAGTAACCCTCAATCCACCTGATGCGACCAGCCCAACAAGATCAGCAAGATCTTCCAGCACTACTGACAACTCAGACATTCACAGATCAATTGTTATGAACAGTCCTTCATCACTAACAACTTTTTCCTATTCTGTGGACAATTCAAAAACTCATAGCCCAAAGGCTGTGACCAGCCCCATATCACCAAGATCATCTTCTCACAGTGTGGACAACTCAATATTTCACAGTCCAGGGGTAGTGTCAAGGTCATCTTCTCCAGCTGTATCTCACCAAGATGTGAACAGTTCTGTGTCTCACAATCCACTCTTCCTGACTACTTCTGTGTTGCCCACAGAATTGCCCCAAAATATTGATGATAAAAAAGTTGAAAATGTAACAACAAGTACCAGTGCATCATCAAGGTCATTTAACTTTTTAGACAGTACAAATGTGAGGACCCACAGTCCAGTATCACTGGCTGATTTAACCAGATTGCCCCAGAGTAGCATCACACCAGTGGTGATAAATGGTCCTTCATTGTCAATAAGATCAAGTCTGAATAATGCAAGCATTCAAAATCCAACAAGTCAGAATAATTCTAATTTGCCAAAAGAATCTCCCAACAGTATAAATAATACAAAGATCCTGAGTTCAACTGGAGTCATTACATTAAATAAATCATCTGATGTGGAAAGTTCAAAAACTGATCGTTCAACAGCATCATCCAGTCCATTACTATTGGAGATACCACCCATTAAATTGAGAAATTCAAGAATTCCAAGTTTAGAAGGACTTTCTTCTTCCACTGCCAACGTCCTATCGCGTAACAGTGAGGGGGCTAGCTTGACGCACAGTGGGGACACAGCATGTAGTCCGTCACCGCTGAGTTGTCCTGTGCTGCAGACAAGATCAATTTGTAATGTGGGTGCTCTCAAAACTTACTCTTCCGAGAGACAATACAGTCCTCCCAGAGTTGTCTCCCCCACACAGAAGTCCCCTGATCCAGAACTCAGAAAATCCCCTTTAAGCCCCACAGAAAATAACAGGCTTGCATCTTGGAGGCAGCACTCTTTTCACAGCAGACATCCTGCCTGGTCCTCAGCTAAGGATACACACTCAGAAGCGGCCCACAGATTATCGTCGGACACTGCTTCCCTGGATGCCACAGTTAGCAGAAGTTCTCAACCTCTGTCACCCCTCCCTGACTCAAAGAGGATGTTTTCCTCAGAGTCAGTGGTTGATATCCCTACATACAGTGAAGGTTTCTTTGACCTATCAGGAAATGTTAAATTGTCTAGTCCTGGTTTACACAAGCAAGCATTGAATCTGAATGTTAGTGAAGTGTCTGACAACATTTTCAGTCCAGAAACCAAAACCGCAGAGAAGTTACGGCATGCTGACTGTGGAGGTTCAGGGTATCTTGATTTTAAGGAGCAAGGCAAAAACCCAGTTCTCAGAAAAAAGCCGACTGGTATAGTGGTTAGCATAGATGAGGTCTGGTACCAGTCAGCCAATCTCAGGGCTAAAGATGAGAAAGCACCGGAGAAGCCTCTGCGAGATCATAGGTTTGTGTCCATACAGGAACAGAACTCACATAAGAGTCTACTGACATTAACAAGCAAGAAGGACCATACCAGCCCAATATCTCCTGTGGTGGCAACAGAATTTTACTTTTCTGAATGTGAAACAATAGAAGTAAAAGAGAACCAGGGTAGGAATAACTCCGATGTGATGTCAAATGGTACCAAGATGAGTTTCAGTTCAAAGCAGTTTGAAGATGAACTTCAGACATTGAGGAAGAAAAGCAGGGTGGAGATGCCACTCATCCAAAGTAGAACCAGCAGCTCTGTCTCAAGCACTGGGAAAGAGGATGTTTCAAGGGTGCTGAAGCCCTCGAACCACAAGAACATCATTGAAAGGGAGGTGACAGGTTTTCATCCTGACTACAGTCAGGCATCATGGTTGACTGAAGAAAACAATCAACCTAAAAATGCGTCCGAGACGGACCGCATAAGCAGTAGTTCAAACTGTCTCTTTGATAAGAGTAGAAGCTCCTCCTACCACAGGAGTCCATGCTCACCTCTAAATAGCCACAGTGTCTCTGTTGAACGTTACACCCTTGTCCCAGGACCCAGGAGATCCTCGCTCAGTCCCAGAAGTAGCCAGATAAGCATCGACTTTGATTCTGATGATGCCGATAATGAAAATGTCTTCTACAGAGGGAGCTTAGAAAGGAAGTCCAAAAGGAAGAAGACCATCTCTTTCTCTGAAGTAAATGACTACCAGGTATGTGTGGGTGGACAGGTTGGTGCTGCTGACAGGACTGGGAACGTGTCTCTTTCCAGGAGCCTTAAGGACATCTCTCAAGAGAGCCAGAGTCACCCTTTCTCAGATTTCAGCCTGAAGGCTGGACGCTCGTTTTCTGTGAGTAACGTCCACGCCAGCCGCCCGTCTGGCTCCGCTCGCATGGCCACTGTTCCTCGAATGACCAGCATTGACAGCCTCAGAGGCACTGATATTTTGGACATTGGGCCGAAGCAGCGATCCCGGGCTCACTCATGCAGCATAGATCAAGCTACTTACGGGGATGAGAGCGGGAAGCAGGTGACCCCAGGCAGGAATCGATCACCTCCCAGCCTGCACACGCCTTCCTCTGTACAGGCTGACGAATTGTCACCATCACCCCCACCATCACCCCTCTTTTCTCCCCCACGGATGTCTCGAGCACCCAGCTCCTCACCCAGGAGTAGCTTGACCTCACCAGACAACCTGTCGCCCAGAGGGTGTTTGCCCTCCAGGGGATACAAGTCAAGCCTGTCAGACCTTGGGGAGTCTGACTCAGATACCACCACAGACGATGAGTATTACCTGAGTGGTGACAAAGGTGAGAAGGAGACAGAACTATAA
- the LOC125739979 gene encoding LOW QUALITY PROTEIN: sperm-associated antigen 16 protein (The sequence of the model RefSeq protein was modified relative to this genomic sequence to represent the inferred CDS: deleted 1 base in 1 codon), producing MEVPGESDDGAFYFEQVSIPEDSEDGYQYKEVTLDDDCSLTEEDEGLEATVRATREHAEGTGSVDHRIFKDASKVSHIPETVDDFLRNFLVKMRMQRTLQSFQTEWYEMAQHGELRAELADSVPDAYTHNQLLEKQLEDMQRGRDAYRKEFLKATETLTKVQKERDFHCMQHKRVVQEKIRLTEELKKLQEHHASCEAALSLLTHKYQESLKQKVLISLERDKALGRHRNTSTSGTQLQEAKSACGAFQGRHERDASREAEAAAPAGMSNSPTRPTTRSSAGRHSKDSEFPADTRVSPLLSQGRALSAKASGFRLSGTLQAHTLPISGLALHPRESLVATASDEGTWKLLEVPRGRVVASAGGEHGDWLSGCCFHPDGSTLATSGGDAVVRLWDAALGGCVLTLRGHAGAVWGCSFHSCGLFLASCSQDGTARLWDLQSERCRGVLRGHASAVNSVTFLVSSSTLLTASADSTVALWDARTCLRATTFTGHQHPCNHAAFSASGDALGSCDSRGIVKLWDVRTAQAAAVVDLGPHAANQVAFGPSGRELAVAGDDGTIKVVEIGSAQVKSLIGHEGAVHSVVFDHRGEHLLSGGSDGTVRIWE from the exons ATGGAAGTGCCCGGGGAATCAGACGACGGTGCTTTTTACTTTGAGCAGGTCTCCATACCAGAAGACTCAGAGGATGGTTACCAGTACAAGGAAGTCACTCTTGATGATGACTGCAGCCTCACAGAGGAGGATGAGGGTTTGGAGGCCACTGTGAGGGCGACCCGGGAGCACGCTGAAGGCACAGGGTCAGTGGACCACAGAATTTTCAAGGACGCTAGCAAAGTGTCCCACATACCTGAAACGGTTGATGACTTCCTCCGGAATTTCCTCGTCAAGATGCGGATGCAAAGAACGCTGCAGAGCTTTCAGACGGAGTGGTATGAGATGGCACAGCACGGTGAGCTCAGAGCAGAGCTGGCAGACTCAGTGCCTGATGCCTACACCCACAACCAGCTCCTGGAGAAGCAGCTGGAGGACATGCAACGAGGGCGGGATGCTTACAGGAAAGAATTCCTCAAAGCCACGGAGACCCTGACCAAGGTGCAGAAAGAGCGCGACTTTCACTGCATGCAGCACAAGCGCGTAGTCCAAGAGAAGATCAGGCTGACAGAGGAGCTCAAGAAGCTGCAGGAGCACCATGCATCTTGTGAGGCAGCTCTGAGCCTGCTGACGCACAAGTACCAGGAGAGTCTGAAACAGAAGGTACTGATCAGCCTGGAGAGGGACAAGGCGCTGGGACGCCATCGCAACACCAGCACCAGCGGGACACAGCTTCAGGAGGCAAAGTCAGCTTGTGGCGCCTTCCAGGGGAGACATGAGCGAGATGCCAGCAGAGAAGCTGAAGCAGCGGCACCGGCTGGCATGTCCaactctcccacccgacccacCACTCGCAGCAGCGCTGGGAGACACTCCAAGGACTCTGAGTTCCCTGCCGACACACGTGTTAGTCCCCTGCTCTCCCAGGGGAGGGCGCTCTCGGCCAAGGCCTCAGGCTTCCGGCTGAGCGGCACCCTGCAGGCCCACACGTTGCCTATCAGTGGCCTGGCACTGCACCCGCGTGAGTCGCTGGTGGCCACAGCCAGTGATGAGGGCACGTGGAAGCTGCTGGAGGTGCCAAGGGGCCGGGTTGTCGCCAGCGCAGGGGGGGAGCATGGTGACTggctgtcagggtgctgcttccATCCAGATGGCAGCACCCTGGCTACCAGCGGCGGGGATGCTGTGGTGAGACTGTGGGACGCGGCGCTGGGCGGCTGTGTGCTGACACTGCGAGGCCACGCCGGCGCAGTGTGGGGCTGCTCCTTCCACTCCTGCGGCCTCTTCCTGGCCTCCTGCTCACAGGACGGCACAGCGAGGCTGTGGGACCTGCAAAGCGAGCGCTGCCGG GGGGTCCTGCGGGGCCACGCCTCCGCTGTCAACAGTGTGACCTTTCTGGTTTCCTCCAGCACACTGCTGACCGCCTCGGCCGACAGCACCGTGGCCCTGTGGGACGCCCGCACGTGTCTGCGTGCCACGACCTTCACCGGCCACCAGCACCCCTGCAACCACGCAGCATTCAGCGCCAGCGGCGACGCCCTGGGATCCTGCGACTCACGGGGCATCGTGAAGCTATGGGACGTGCGGACAGCGCAGGCCGCGGCCGTCGTGGACCTTGGGCCGCATGCCGCCAACCAGGTGGCCTTTGGCCCATCGGGGCGGGAGCTAGCCGTCGCCGGGGACGACGGCACCATCAAGGTGGTGGAGATCGGCTCAGCGCAGGTGAAGAGCCTGATAGGGCACGAGGGTGCTGTCCACAGCGTGGTGTTTGACCACAGAGGCGAGCACCTCCTGTCTGGAGGCTCCGACGGGACCGTGCGAATATGGGAATGA